One genomic segment of Diceros bicornis minor isolate mBicDic1 chromosome 13, mDicBic1.mat.cur, whole genome shotgun sequence includes these proteins:
- the MPL gene encoding thrombopoietin receptor, whose product MPSWALLVVTSCLLLAPEHLAQVTSQDASSLASDSKPLNCFSRTFEDLTCFWDEEEAAPSGTYQLLYAYPGEKPRACPLRSQSMLPFGTRYVCQFPAQDEVRLFSPLHLWVKNMFLNQTLTQQVLFVDSVGRPSPPSIIKAMGGSQPGELQISWEAPAPEISDFLRYELRYGPKDPRNSTGPTVMQLLSTETCCPALRRPNPVPAWDQPLCAQPMMPAQDGPGQTSPTREAPSLIVMGGSCLISGLQPGNSYWLQLRSQPDGVSLHGSWGSWSLPVTMDLPGDAVEIGLQCFTLDLKNVTCQWQQQDHASSQGFFYHSRARCCPRDRDPIWEKCEEEQKNPELQPSQFTRCHFKSQNDSVIHILVEMTTAQGAVHSYLGSPFWIHQAVLIPTPNLHWREVSSGQLELEWQHPSSWAAQETCYQLRYTGESHQDWKVLEPLLGAQGVTLELRPRSRYRLQLRARLHGPTFQGPWSSWSDPVRVETASETAWISLVTALLLVLGLSALLGLLLLRWQFPAHYRSLRHALWPSLPDLHRVLGQYLRDTAALSPPKAAVSDAYEEVEPSLLEILPNSSEKTPLPLCSSQAQMDYRGLQPSCLGTMPLSVCPPMMESGSYCTTHIANHSYLPLSCWQAPRSQYPGQIQTL is encoded by the exons ATGCCCTCCTGGGCCCTCTTGGTGgtcacctcctgcctcctcctggccCCCGAACACCTGGCACAAGTCACCAGCCAAG ATGCCTCTTCGCTGGCCTCGGACTCAAAGCCCCTGAACTGTTTCTCTCGAACATTTGAGGACCTCACTTGCTTCTGGGATGAGGAAGAGGCAGCGCCCAGTGGAACATACCAGCTGCTGTATGCCTACCCAGG GGAGAAGCCCCGTGCCTGCCCCCTGAGATCCCAGAGTATGCTTCCCTTTGGAACCCGATACGTATGCCAGTTTCCAGCCCAGGATGAAGTTCGCCTCTTCTCTCCACTGCACCTCTGGGTGAAGAACATGTTTCTGaaccagactctgacccagcagGTGCTCTTTGTGGATAGTGTAG GCCGGCCATCTCCCCCCAGTATCATCAAGGCCATGGGCGGGAGCCAGCCAGGGGAACTTCAGATCAGCTGGGAGGCCCCTGCTCCCGAAATCAGTGATTTCCTGAGGTACGAACTCCGCTACGGCCCCAAGGATCCCAGGAACTCCACTGGTCCCACAGTCATGCAGCTGCTGTCCACAGAAACCTGCTGCCCAGCTCTGCGGAGGCCAAACCCAGTCCCAGCTTGGGACCAGCCACTATGTGCTCAGCCCATGATGCCCGCACAGGATGGACCAGGGCAGACCTCCCCAACTAGAGAA GCTCCATCTCTGATAGTGATGGGTGGAAGCTGCCTCATCTCAGGGCTCCAGCCTGGTAACTCCTACTGGCTCCAGCTGCGCAGCCAACCTGATGGGGTTTCCCTCCATGGATCCTGGGGATCCTGGTCCCTCCCTGTGACCATGGACCTGCCTGGAGATGCAG TGGAAATCGGACTGCAATGCTTCACCTTGGACTTGAAGAATGTTACCTGTCAGTGGCAACAACAAGACCATGCTAGCTCCCAAGGCTTCTTCTACCACAGCAGGGCACGGTGCTGCCCCAGAGACAG GGACCCCATCTGGGAGAAGTgtgaagaggagcagaaaaatcCAGAATTACAGCCCTCCCAGTTCACCCGCTGCCACTTCAAGTCACAAAATGACAGTGTTATTCACATCCTTGTGGAGATGACCACAGCTCAGGGTGCTGTTCACAGCTACCTGGGCTCCCCTTTCTGGATCCACCAGGCTG TGCTCATCCCCACTCCAAACTTGCACTGGAGAGAGGTCTCCAGTGGGCAGCTGGAATTGGAGTGGCAGCACCCATCATCCTGGGCAGCCCAAGAGACCTGCTATCAGCTCCGATACACAGGAGAAAGCCATCAGGACTGGAAG GTGCTGGAGCCGCTTCTCGGGGCCCAGGGAGTGACCTTGGAGCTACGCCCGCGCTCTCGCTACCGTTTACAGCTTCGCGCCAGACTCCACGGCCCCACTTTCCAAGGCCCCTGGAGCTCCTGGTCGGACCCAGTGAGGGTGGAGACCGCCTCCGAGACGG CCTGGATCTCCTTGGTGACGGCTCTGCTCCTGGTGCTGGGCCTCAGCGCCCTCCTGGGCCTGCTGCTGCTGAGGTGGCAGTTTCCTGCGCACTACAG GAGTCTGAGGCATGCCTTGTGGCCCTCACTTCCAGACCTTCACCGGGTCCTAGGCCAGTACCTTAGGGATACTGCAGCCCTGAGTCCG CCCAAGGCTGCAGTCTCAGATGCCTATGAGGAAGTGGAACCCAGCCTCCTTGAAATTCTACCTAACTCCTCAGAGAAGACACCCTTGCCACTATGTTCCTCCCAGGCCCAGATGGACTACCGAGGATTGCAGCCTTCTTGCCTGGGGACCATGCCCCTGTCTGTGTGCCCACCCATGATGGAGTCAGGGTCCTACTGCACCACTCACATCGCCAACCATTCCTACTTACCACTGAGCTGTTGGCAGGCCCCTCGTTCCCAGTACCCCGGACAGATCCAAACCCTCTAG